One Felis catus isolate Fca126 chromosome D3, F.catus_Fca126_mat1.0, whole genome shotgun sequence DNA segment encodes these proteins:
- the LOC123381349 gene encoding 60S ribosomal protein L39-like: MTNSYFAEETYKLLSFSPPLWCGQLTVVSVSSHKTFRIKQFMAKEQKQNHPIPQWIQIKTGNKIRYNSKRRHWRRTKLHL, from the exons ATGACCAACAGCTATTTTGCAGAG GAAACCTAcaaattgctttccttttctccGCCATTGTGGTGTGGGCAGTTGACGGTTGTCTCCGTGTCTTCTCACAAGACTTTCCGGATCAAGCAATTCATGGCCAAGGAACAAAAGCAGAATCATCCTATTCCCCAGTGGATTCAGATAAAAACCGGTAATAAAATCAGGTACAACTCCAAGAGGAGACACTGGAGAAGAACCAAGCTGCATCTATAA